A genomic region of Clavibacter michiganensis subsp. insidiosus contains the following coding sequences:
- a CDS encoding IS481-like element IS1122 family transposase: MSHANARLTVHGRVLLVRRVVEDRRPVSHVARELGVSRQCAHRWVNRFRSEGFEGLSDRSSRPRRVPTRTSPERERAVVEARTRLRSGPARLAPVTGVPARTISRILRRHGAPPLAWLDPVTGAVIRASRSTANRYEHEHPGDLIHVDVKKLGRIPDGGGWRAHGRSEQVRGRGIGFDYVHAVVDDHTRLAYAEIHPDEKGVTAAGFLTRAAAYFAEHGITRIERVLTDNAFAYRHSAAFQNAVTQLGARQKFIRPHCPWQNGKVERFNRTLATEWAYRQPFTSNQARTDALDPWIQHYNTERIHSSHGLTPAARVSPTS, from the coding sequence ATGTCCCACGCTAATGCTCGTCTGACGGTTCACGGGAGGGTTCTCCTCGTGCGGCGGGTGGTCGAGGATCGTCGGCCGGTCTCGCATGTCGCGCGCGAACTCGGTGTGTCGCGTCAGTGCGCGCATCGGTGGGTGAATCGGTTCCGGTCCGAGGGCTTCGAAGGCTTGTCGGACCGGTCCTCGAGGCCGAGACGGGTGCCGACGAGGACGAGCCCGGAACGAGAACGAGCCGTCGTGGAAGCGAGGACCCGATTGCGATCAGGTCCTGCCCGGTTGGCGCCGGTGACCGGTGTTCCAGCCCGCACGATCTCCCGCATCCTGCGGCGGCACGGGGCACCGCCGTTGGCATGGTTGGACCCCGTCACCGGGGCCGTGATCCGGGCATCCCGGTCGACGGCAAACCGGTACGAGCATGAGCATCCCGGCGACCTGATCCACGTCGACGTGAAGAAGCTCGGCCGGATCCCGGACGGCGGCGGCTGGCGGGCGCATGGCCGCAGCGAACAGGTTCGTGGTCGTGGGATCGGGTTCGATTACGTCCACGCCGTGGTCGATGACCACACCCGCCTCGCCTACGCGGAGATCCACCCGGACGAGAAGGGCGTGACCGCGGCAGGGTTCCTGACCCGGGCCGCGGCGTACTTCGCCGAGCACGGCATCACCCGCATCGAACGGGTCCTGACGGACAACGCGTTCGCCTACCGGCACTCGGCCGCGTTCCAGAACGCGGTCACGCAGCTCGGTGCGAGGCAGAAGTTCATCCGCCCGCACTGCCCCTGGCAGAACGGCAAGGTCGAACGCTTCAACCGCACCCTCGCGACCGAGTGGGCCTACCGGCAACCCTTCACCAGCAACCAAGCCAGAACCGACGCCCTTGATCCGTGGATCCAGCACTACAACACTGAACGAATCCACTCGAGCCACGGGCTGACGCCCGCGGCCCGAGTGTCACCAACGTCATGA
- the rplS gene encoding 50S ribosomal protein L19: MHILDSVDKASLRSDIPDFRAGDTVKVHVNIVEGSRSRIQVFQGIVIGRQGEGVRETFCVRKVSFQVGVERTFPVHSPVIDHIEVVTRGDVRRAKLYFLRDLRGKKAKIKEKRS; encoded by the coding sequence ATGCACATCCTCGATTCCGTCGACAAGGCGTCGCTGCGGTCGGACATCCCCGACTTCCGCGCCGGCGACACGGTCAAGGTCCACGTCAACATCGTCGAGGGCAGCCGCTCGCGCATCCAGGTGTTCCAGGGCATCGTCATCGGCCGACAGGGCGAGGGCGTCCGCGAGACGTTCTGCGTCCGCAAGGTCAGCTTCCAGGTCGGCGTCGAGCGCACCTTCCCGGTCCACTCCCCGGTCATCGACCACATCGAGGTCGTGACGCGCGGCGACGTGCGCCGCGCCAAGCTCTACTTCCTCCGCGACCTGCGCGGCAAGAAGGCGAAGATCAAGGAGAAGCGCTCCTAG
- the map gene encoding type I methionyl aminopeptidase: MMELRTPAEMDQMRPAGEFVASVLTALAAKAAVGVNLLDLDREAHRMIRARGAESCYIDYHPSFGAMPFGKVLCTSVNDGVLHGLPHDYRLQDGDLLSLDFAASVDGWVSDSAVSVIVGTPREEDVRLIEVTTAALEAGIQAAQPGGRTGDISAAIGAVATAAGYSVNTDFGGHGVGRTMHGDPHIANQGRPNRGVPLRPGLVIAIEPWFLQSTDEIYTDKDGWTLRSADGSRGAHMEHTVAITESGPLILTARS; the protein is encoded by the coding sequence GTGATGGAACTGCGAACGCCCGCCGAGATGGACCAGATGCGACCCGCCGGGGAGTTCGTGGCCTCCGTGCTCACGGCCCTGGCCGCCAAGGCCGCGGTAGGCGTCAACCTGCTCGACCTCGACCGCGAGGCCCACCGCATGATCCGCGCGCGAGGTGCCGAGTCCTGCTACATCGACTACCACCCGTCCTTCGGCGCCATGCCCTTCGGCAAGGTGCTCTGCACGTCCGTCAACGACGGCGTGCTGCACGGCCTCCCCCACGACTACCGGCTGCAGGACGGCGACCTCCTGAGCCTCGACTTCGCGGCGTCCGTCGACGGCTGGGTCAGCGACTCGGCCGTCAGCGTCATCGTCGGCACGCCGCGCGAGGAGGACGTGCGCCTCATCGAGGTGACGACCGCCGCCCTCGAGGCGGGCATTCAGGCGGCGCAGCCGGGCGGGCGCACGGGCGACATCTCGGCGGCGATCGGTGCCGTCGCGACCGCGGCCGGCTACTCGGTCAACACCGACTTCGGCGGTCACGGCGTCGGGCGCACCATGCACGGCGACCCGCACATCGCGAACCAGGGCCGGCCGAACCGCGGCGTGCCGCTGCGGCCCGGGCTGGTCATCGCGATCGAGCCGTGGTTCCTGCAGAGCACCGACGAGATCTACACGGACAAGGACGGCTGGACCCTCCGGAGCGCCGACGGCTCGCGCGGCGCGCACATGGAGCACACGGTCGCCATCACGGAGTCCGGCCCGCTCATCCTCACCGCGCGCTCCTGA
- the trmD gene encoding tRNA (guanosine(37)-N1)-methyltransferase TrmD gives MRIDIVSIFPEFFGVLDISLLGRARQSGLIDLRVHDLRAFTHDRHRTVDDTPYGGGAGMVMRPEPWGEAMDEVLADDTDPVVIFPSPAGEVFTQAMAQELSAEPHLAFGCGRYEGIDQRVVDHTAARARVRLVSLGDYVLNGGEVAVMAMIEAIGRLVPGVVGNPASLVEESHSDGLLEHPSYTKPPEWRGLAVPDVLRSGNHGAIAAWRREQQLERTRRVRPDLLPE, from the coding sequence ATGCGGATCGACATCGTCTCGATCTTCCCCGAGTTCTTCGGGGTGCTCGACATCTCCCTCCTCGGACGCGCGCGCCAGTCCGGCCTCATCGACCTCCGCGTCCACGACCTGCGCGCCTTCACGCACGACCGTCACCGCACGGTCGACGACACGCCCTACGGCGGCGGCGCCGGCATGGTCATGCGGCCGGAGCCCTGGGGCGAGGCCATGGACGAGGTGCTCGCCGACGACACGGATCCGGTCGTCATCTTCCCGTCGCCCGCGGGCGAGGTCTTCACGCAGGCCATGGCGCAGGAGCTGTCCGCCGAGCCGCACCTCGCGTTCGGCTGCGGCCGCTACGAGGGCATCGACCAGCGCGTCGTCGACCACACCGCCGCGCGTGCGCGGGTCCGCCTGGTGAGCCTCGGCGACTACGTGCTGAACGGCGGGGAGGTCGCCGTGATGGCGATGATCGAGGCCATCGGGCGGCTCGTGCCCGGCGTCGTCGGCAACCCCGCGAGCCTCGTCGAGGAGAGCCACTCCGACGGGCTGCTCGAGCATCCCAGCTACACGAAGCCGCCCGAGTGGCGGGGCCTGGCCGTCCCCGACGTGCTGCGCAGCGGCAACCACGGGGCGATCGCGGCGTGGCGGCGCGAGCAGCAGCTCGAGCGCACGCGCCGGGTCCGCCCGGACCTGCTGCCCGAGTAG
- the rimM gene encoding ribosome maturation factor RimM (Essential for efficient processing of 16S rRNA), which yields MWWTPIPEDIVRDPAAFRVGRLTKAHGLKGAVKLELFTDDPDKRFVPGAEFSLQVPDTSPWHGRSLTLTELRWYNSHPVGFFEGVADRTAAESLAKAILWMTPPADEPAEPDAWYDHQLVGLKVLRDGVEVGTVALVDHFPAQDLLHVDTPSGTVLVPFVQAIVPSVDVEAGTLVVTPPLGLFEDIPEEQSAPAAAATSDAETDPAPEGDDAR from the coding sequence ATGTGGTGGACACCGATTCCTGAGGACATCGTCCGTGACCCCGCGGCGTTCCGCGTGGGCCGGCTGACCAAGGCGCACGGGCTCAAGGGCGCCGTGAAGCTCGAGCTGTTCACGGACGACCCCGACAAGCGGTTCGTCCCCGGCGCCGAGTTCTCTCTCCAGGTCCCGGACACGTCCCCGTGGCACGGACGCTCCCTCACGCTCACCGAGCTCCGCTGGTACAACAGCCACCCCGTCGGCTTCTTCGAGGGCGTCGCCGACCGCACGGCCGCCGAGTCGCTCGCCAAGGCCATCCTCTGGATGACGCCCCCGGCCGACGAGCCCGCCGAGCCCGACGCCTGGTACGACCACCAGCTCGTCGGCCTGAAGGTCCTCCGCGACGGCGTCGAGGTCGGCACCGTCGCGCTCGTCGACCACTTCCCCGCGCAGGACCTGTTGCACGTCGACACGCCCTCCGGCACCGTGCTCGTCCCGTTCGTGCAGGCCATCGTCCCGTCCGTGGACGTGGAGGCAGGCACCCTCGTCGTCACGCCGCCGCTCGGCCTCTTCGAGGACATCCCCGAGGAGCAGTCGGCACCCGCTGCGGCCGCGACGTCGGACGCCGAGACCGATCCCGCCCCCGAGGGCGACGACGCCCGCTGA
- a CDS encoding RNA-binding protein, with amino-acid sequence MLAPALAHLVKGIVEHPDDVSVTSKGSPRVEVLEVRVHPEDLGRVIGRAGRTAKALRTLVSALADGQRVRVDVVDTDS; translated from the coding sequence ATGCTCGCTCCCGCGCTCGCTCATCTGGTCAAGGGCATCGTCGAGCACCCGGACGACGTCTCCGTGACGAGCAAGGGATCCCCCCGCGTCGAGGTCCTCGAGGTGCGCGTGCACCCCGAGGACCTCGGCCGGGTCATCGGCCGGGCGGGTCGCACCGCGAAGGCCCTCCGGACGCTCGTCTCGGCTCTCGCCGACGGCCAGCGCGTCCGCGTCGATGTGGTGGACACCGATTCCTGA
- the rpsP gene encoding 30S ribosomal protein S16: MAVKIRLKRLGKIRAPYYRIVVADSRTKRDGRVIEEIGKYHPTEEPSFIEVQSERAQYWLSVGAQPTEQVEALLKLTGDWGRFKGDKDAVSTVRTREAKPAYVADEKKKPVLKPKTEKAAPAPEAAAPEAESTEEQA; this comes from the coding sequence GTGGCTGTCAAGATCCGTCTGAAGCGCCTGGGCAAGATCCGCGCGCCGTACTACCGCATCGTCGTCGCCGACTCGCGCACCAAGCGCGACGGCCGCGTCATCGAGGAGATCGGCAAGTACCACCCCACCGAGGAGCCCTCGTTCATCGAGGTCCAGTCGGAGCGGGCGCAGTACTGGCTCTCCGTGGGCGCCCAGCCCACCGAGCAGGTCGAGGCCCTCCTCAAGCTCACGGGCGACTGGGGTCGCTTCAAGGGCGACAAGGACGCCGTCTCCACCGTCCGCACCCGCGAGGCGAAGCCCGCCTACGTCGCGGACGAGAAGAAGAAGCCGGTCCTCAAGCCCAAGACCGAGAAGGCCGCACCCGCGCCCGAGGCCGCCGCGCCCGAGGCCGAGTCGACCGAGGAGCAGGCCTAG
- a CDS encoding glutamate--cysteine ligase, whose protein sequence is MQIDFAHRPPSRVGIEWELACVDRGSGELAGVAPEILRSFPYDDAHPHVTGEFLTNTVEVVSAPHARVGHAVDDLARLIERVVDVADPLGIDLMCAGTHPFSAWPDQDVTPDNERYATLLDRTRWWGRQMMIWGVHVHVGIDDGSKALPILNALLVHLPRFQALSASSPFWSGQETGYASNRALMFQQLPTAGLPPDLTTWADYERLVGDMTHVGVIDHHSELRWDIRPAPKWGTLETRVFDGVSTLGEIASLAALVQCLVHDMSAALDRGEELPRMQPWFVRENKWRAARYGMDAIIIQDAAGEEALVGDDTRALVERLSPVADALGCEAELRGILDIVDRGASYQRQLRVAEENDGALAPVVTHLVEELRSGLGR, encoded by the coding sequence ATGCAGATCGACTTCGCCCACCGGCCCCCGTCCCGCGTCGGGATCGAGTGGGAGCTCGCGTGCGTCGACCGGGGCTCCGGGGAGCTCGCCGGCGTCGCTCCGGAGATCCTCCGCTCCTTCCCCTACGACGATGCGCACCCGCACGTGACCGGGGAGTTCCTCACCAACACGGTCGAGGTCGTCAGCGCGCCGCACGCCCGCGTCGGGCACGCCGTGGACGACCTCGCGCGGCTCATCGAGCGGGTCGTGGACGTCGCGGATCCGCTCGGCATCGACCTCATGTGCGCGGGGACCCACCCCTTCAGCGCGTGGCCCGACCAGGACGTGACGCCCGACAACGAGCGCTACGCGACGCTCCTCGACCGCACCAGGTGGTGGGGGCGGCAGATGATGATCTGGGGCGTGCACGTGCACGTCGGGATCGACGACGGGTCGAAGGCGCTCCCGATCCTCAACGCGCTCCTCGTGCACCTCCCCCGCTTCCAGGCGCTCAGCGCGTCGAGCCCGTTCTGGTCCGGGCAGGAGACGGGCTACGCGTCGAACCGGGCGCTCATGTTCCAGCAGCTGCCGACCGCGGGGCTGCCGCCCGACCTCACGACGTGGGCCGACTACGAGCGGCTCGTCGGCGACATGACGCACGTCGGCGTGATCGACCACCACAGCGAGCTGCGCTGGGACATCCGGCCGGCGCCCAAGTGGGGGACCCTCGAGACGCGCGTGTTCGACGGCGTGTCGACCCTCGGCGAGATCGCGTCGCTCGCGGCGCTCGTGCAGTGCCTGGTGCACGACATGTCGGCGGCGCTCGACCGCGGCGAGGAGCTGCCCCGGATGCAGCCGTGGTTCGTGCGCGAGAACAAGTGGCGCGCGGCCCGCTACGGGATGGACGCCATCATCATCCAGGACGCCGCGGGCGAGGAGGCCCTCGTCGGCGACGACACCCGGGCGCTCGTGGAGCGGCTCTCCCCCGTGGCCGACGCGCTCGGCTGCGAGGCGGAGCTGCGCGGGATCCTCGACATCGTCGACCGCGGCGCGAGCTACCAGCGGCAGCTGCGGGTGGCCGAGGAGAACGACGGCGCGCTCGCCCCCGTGGTCACGCACCTCGTCGAGGAGCTGCGCTCAGGATTGGGCCGGTGA
- a CDS encoding MarP family serine protease — protein sequence MSPAVDIVILVVAVLAALAGWRRGAIVTIAGLAGIVLGVLLALWITPAFLALLDQFGVATGIIRTLAAALLMLVTTSLVSGILAQVASVLTRLLRPRGAARGLDRGIGAVAGLAAWAVSVWFIGGFLGSSGVIPAVQLASSSRILATLDRVSPISSGTALSTLDDALHDVGYPRVFANGEGAIADTAAPDADVPDAVRRSASSVVKVLSSAPACGTSSSGSGWVVQGDRVVTNAHVVTGSDQVYVQQGGTGQLLEADLVVFDPARDVAILAVPGLTAAPLALGDELAASDAAVVAGYPGGGPYQATGARIREVVEALGTDIQHEQPVTREVYSVRGTVRPGDSGGALFDAQGRVIGLVFATSTVDSQTGYAMTLDEIAPVLQQAGATTPVGSGRCSV from the coding sequence GTGAGCCCGGCCGTCGACATCGTCATCCTCGTCGTCGCGGTGCTCGCGGCCCTCGCCGGGTGGCGTCGCGGGGCCATCGTCACGATCGCCGGGCTCGCGGGCATCGTGCTGGGCGTCCTGCTCGCGCTGTGGATCACGCCGGCCTTCCTGGCGCTGCTCGACCAGTTCGGCGTGGCCACCGGGATCATCCGCACCCTCGCGGCCGCGCTGCTCATGCTCGTCACGACGTCGCTCGTGAGCGGGATCCTGGCGCAGGTCGCCAGCGTCCTCACGCGACTCCTCCGCCCGCGCGGCGCCGCGCGCGGCCTCGACCGCGGGATCGGCGCCGTCGCGGGTCTCGCGGCCTGGGCCGTCTCGGTCTGGTTCATCGGCGGCTTCCTCGGCTCCAGCGGCGTGATCCCGGCGGTGCAGCTCGCGTCGTCGTCGCGCATCCTCGCGACGCTCGACCGGGTCAGCCCCATCTCGAGCGGCACCGCCCTCTCGACGCTCGACGACGCGCTCCACGACGTCGGATACCCGCGCGTGTTCGCGAACGGCGAGGGGGCGATCGCCGACACGGCCGCGCCCGACGCGGACGTCCCCGACGCCGTGCGCCGCTCCGCCTCGAGCGTGGTGAAGGTCCTCTCGTCGGCACCCGCCTGCGGCACGTCCTCCTCCGGGAGCGGCTGGGTCGTGCAAGGCGACCGCGTCGTGACGAACGCGCACGTCGTGACCGGGTCCGACCAGGTCTACGTGCAGCAGGGCGGGACCGGCCAGCTGCTCGAGGCGGACCTCGTGGTGTTCGACCCCGCGCGCGACGTCGCGATCCTCGCCGTGCCCGGCCTCACCGCGGCCCCGCTCGCGCTCGGCGACGAGCTCGCCGCCTCCGATGCGGCCGTCGTCGCCGGCTACCCGGGCGGCGGGCCCTACCAGGCCACCGGCGCGCGGATCCGCGAGGTGGTCGAGGCGCTGGGCACCGACATCCAGCACGAGCAGCCCGTCACGCGCGAGGTCTACTCGGTGCGCGGCACGGTCCGACCCGGCGACTCGGGCGGCGCGCTGTTCGACGCGCAGGGGCGCGTGATCGGCCTCGTGTTCGCGACCTCGACGGTCGACTCCCAGACGGGCTACGCGATGACCCTCGACGAGATCGCGCCCGTGCTGCAGCAGGCCGGCGCGACGACCCCGGTGGGCTCCGGGCGCTGCTCCGTCTGA
- a CDS encoding VOC family protein yields MFAPVTAFSGFSVDDVPAALAFYRHTLGLEVEEVPEMGMLRLVLPGSGARVLVYPKPGHEPASFTVLNFEVDDVARAVVELNGRGVETAIFAGMPTDARGVMRGDGPDIAWFRDPAGNVLSVVAA; encoded by the coding sequence GTGTTCGCACCCGTCACCGCCTTCAGCGGGTTCAGCGTCGACGACGTCCCCGCCGCGCTCGCGTTCTACCGGCACACGCTCGGCCTCGAGGTCGAGGAGGTCCCCGAGATGGGCATGCTCCGGCTCGTGCTGCCCGGATCCGGCGCCCGCGTCCTCGTCTACCCGAAGCCCGGGCACGAGCCCGCGTCCTTCACGGTCCTCAACTTCGAGGTCGACGACGTCGCGCGGGCGGTCGTCGAGCTGAACGGGCGCGGCGTCGAGACGGCGATCTTCGCGGGGATGCCCACGGACGCGCGCGGCGTCATGCGCGGCGACGGCCCCGACATCGCGTGGTTCCGCGATCCCGCCGGCAACGTGCTGTCCGTCGTCGCGGCGTGA
- the ffh gene encoding signal recognition particle protein: MATFGTLSDRLAETFKNLRGKGKLSAADVDGTVREIRRALLEADVALDVVKAFTASVRERALGGEVSQALNPAQQVVQIVNEELVGILGGQQRRITFAKRPPTVIMLAGLQGAGKTTLAGKLGKWLAKDGHTPMLVAADLQRPNAVQQLQVVGEQAGVPVFAPEPGNGKGNPVRVAKDAMKHAVDKQYSVVIIDTAGRLGVDQELMKQAADIRKATDPDEVLFVIDAMIGQDAVATAKAFQDGVDFTGVVLSKLDGDARGGAALSVASVTGRPIMFASTGEGLDDFEPFHPDRMASRILDLGDILTLIEQAQQAFDEEEAMEVAQKLASDTFTLDDFLKQMQQLRGKGSLKKMMGMLPGMGAMKEQLENFDEKEIVRTEAIIQSMTKAERQNPKLLNGSRRLRIARGSGMTVTDVNGLVQRFEQASKMMRTVARGGMPQIPGMGPMPGAHSSRKPVQQKKKGSKSGNPAKRAQENAALASGQRIGGPTAPAGSGFGLAGAAKGGANGAPSEEELASLQKFLGR; encoded by the coding sequence ATGGCTACCTTCGGAACTCTCTCGGACCGCCTCGCCGAGACCTTCAAGAACCTGCGCGGCAAGGGCAAGCTCAGCGCCGCGGACGTCGACGGCACCGTCCGCGAGATCCGCCGCGCGCTGCTCGAGGCCGACGTCGCGCTCGACGTCGTCAAGGCGTTCACCGCGTCCGTCCGCGAGCGCGCGCTCGGCGGCGAGGTCAGCCAGGCGCTGAACCCCGCCCAGCAGGTCGTGCAGATCGTCAACGAGGAGCTCGTCGGGATCCTCGGCGGCCAGCAGCGCCGCATCACCTTCGCCAAGAGGCCGCCGACGGTCATCATGCTCGCCGGCCTCCAGGGCGCGGGCAAGACGACCCTCGCGGGCAAGCTCGGCAAGTGGCTCGCGAAGGACGGCCACACGCCGATGCTCGTCGCGGCCGACCTCCAGCGCCCCAACGCCGTGCAGCAGCTGCAGGTCGTCGGCGAGCAGGCGGGCGTCCCCGTCTTCGCGCCCGAGCCCGGCAACGGGAAGGGAAACCCCGTGCGCGTCGCGAAGGACGCGATGAAGCACGCGGTCGACAAGCAGTACAGCGTCGTCATCATCGACACGGCCGGCCGCCTCGGCGTCGACCAGGAGCTGATGAAGCAGGCCGCCGACATCCGCAAGGCCACCGACCCCGACGAGGTCCTCTTCGTCATCGACGCCATGATCGGCCAGGACGCGGTCGCGACCGCGAAGGCCTTCCAGGACGGCGTCGACTTCACGGGCGTCGTGCTCTCGAAGCTCGACGGCGACGCGCGCGGAGGAGCGGCCCTCTCGGTCGCCTCCGTCACCGGTCGCCCGATCATGTTCGCCTCCACGGGCGAGGGCCTCGACGACTTCGAGCCCTTCCACCCCGACCGCATGGCGAGCCGCATCCTCGACCTCGGCGACATCCTCACCCTCATCGAGCAGGCCCAGCAGGCCTTCGACGAGGAGGAGGCGATGGAGGTCGCCCAGAAGCTCGCGAGCGACACCTTCACGCTCGACGACTTCCTCAAGCAGATGCAGCAGCTCCGCGGCAAGGGCTCCCTCAAGAAGATGATGGGCATGCTCCCCGGCATGGGCGCCATGAAGGAGCAGCTCGAGAACTTCGACGAGAAGGAGATCGTCCGCACCGAGGCGATCATCCAATCGATGACGAAGGCCGAGCGCCAGAACCCGAAGCTCCTCAACGGCTCGCGCCGCCTCCGCATCGCGCGCGGATCCGGCATGACCGTCACCGACGTCAACGGGCTGGTGCAGCGATTCGAGCAGGCTTCGAAGATGATGCGCACGGTCGCCCGCGGCGGCATGCCGCAGATCCCCGGCATGGGCCCGATGCCCGGCGCGCACTCGAGCCGCAAGCCCGTGCAGCAGAAGAAGAAGGGCTCGAAGTCGGGCAACCCGGCCAAGCGCGCGCAGGAGAACGCGGCGCTCGCGTCAGGCCAGCGCATCGGCGGACCCACGGCCCCCGCCGGGTCGGGCTTCGGGCTCGCCGGGGCAGCCAAGGGCGGCGCGAACGGCGCCCCGAGCGAGGAGGAGCTCGCCTCGCTGCAGAAGTTCCTCGGCCGCTGA
- the ftsY gene encoding signal recognition particle-docking protein FtsY → MAARTPWSLSGALRGMFAKPTIDETTWDDLETALITADFGPDVTEATIDDLRQKVERYRTTDPRDLQRMLRESIEERLAKHDPTLKLSARPAVILVVGVNGVGKTTTIGKFAKFLRNYGRTVVVGAADTFRAAAVDQLATWAERAGADIVRPQQPGQDPASVAFQTVEHAMRTGTEMVIIDTAGRLHTKGGLMDELSKIRRVVEKQSPIAEVLLVLDATTGQNGLAQAQAFIEHGGVTGLVITKLDGSAKGGFILNVQERTGIPIKLIGQGEGIGDLTGFTPHVFAQNLVG, encoded by the coding sequence ATGGCAGCCCGCACCCCCTGGTCCCTCTCCGGCGCGCTCCGCGGGATGTTCGCGAAGCCGACGATCGACGAGACCACGTGGGACGACCTCGAGACCGCGCTCATCACCGCGGACTTCGGGCCGGACGTCACCGAGGCCACCATCGACGACCTCCGCCAGAAGGTCGAGCGCTACCGCACGACCGACCCGCGCGACCTCCAGCGCATGCTCCGCGAGAGCATCGAGGAGCGCCTGGCGAAGCACGACCCGACGCTGAAGCTCAGCGCCCGCCCGGCGGTGATCCTGGTGGTCGGCGTCAACGGCGTCGGCAAGACCACCACCATCGGCAAGTTCGCCAAGTTCCTCCGCAACTACGGCCGCACGGTCGTCGTCGGCGCGGCGGACACGTTCCGCGCCGCGGCCGTCGACCAGCTCGCCACCTGGGCCGAGCGCGCGGGCGCCGACATCGTGCGCCCGCAGCAGCCCGGCCAGGATCCCGCGAGCGTCGCCTTCCAGACCGTCGAGCACGCGATGCGCACGGGCACCGAGATGGTCATCATCGACACGGCCGGCCGCCTGCACACCAAGGGCGGCCTCATGGACGAGCTGTCCAAGATCCGCCGCGTGGTCGAGAAGCAGTCGCCCATCGCGGAGGTGCTCCTCGTGCTCGACGCGACGACCGGCCAGAACGGGCTCGCGCAGGCGCAGGCGTTCATCGAGCACGGCGGCGTCACGGGCCTCGTCATCACGAAGCTCGACGGATCCGCCAAGGGCGGCTTCATCCTCAACGTGCAGGAGCGCACGGGCATCCCCATCAAGCTCATCGGCCAGGGCGAGGGCATCGGCGACCTGACCGGCTTCACCCCCCACGTGTTCGCGCAGAACCTGGTCGGCTGA